Genomic window (Amaranthus tricolor cultivar Red isolate AtriRed21 chromosome 7, ASM2621246v1, whole genome shotgun sequence):
tcaggatgagtctgcatgtcatcctgttgattggacgATCGTAAGAGGCCATGCTGTTAAGTTTAAGAGTAGAGGGCAGGGCTCGAGTGGCACTTCTGATCAGGCAGGAGTAAGCCAGgctgaggatgcggctccacgggggaggaggcgATCGCAGTCCGCGGACACGGACTGGTTAATCACATCagcccagcccgggggccctgttgatactactttaatacccagctacggtgggcacgtagcaaaggctatatttgagggatcggagcgcacccctccgattttggaatgtCGTGCTCGGAAGAAAACGTTGGATTCAATCATTAGActtcaggacatgtctgatgaatTGTACAGAGTGTTACCTGGTACTCCCCTTGGTCGGCTGccgtatataatgcaccagcacatcgacagtgctctcattacggcatttgtggaaaggtggcagcctgacaccaacaccttccacatgccgtggggggagatgaccataatgttgcacgacgtgcaacgcatcttgggaattggcattgacggttcacttcccgTGCAACCGTCTGATAATGAATGGCAGCTTGGCCTGGCCGGCCTTTTTGGTATGCCATTGTCGGAGCTGCGTGCGAAGGGGCACTTCACAAGCGGCAGCATTAATGTTGGTGcactgttgcagctatgccaccgttctcagtctaTGGATACTCAACGTAccgcctactacatggctatagtaGGTTCCATGTTgctcgtggataagactagagtcgggatgcgTCCTCACCCTGTTGTTACTGTTACCGCTGATGAGGCTGATattgcttggggtgcagtgacgcttgctcacatgtatcgccaactgggtatggcgacaaggactgggtgcaagactattgctggttgcctgacactgttgcagacatggatttacgagtacttcccagccttccgcccccatccGCGTCAAGCTGACATGCCGAACAAGACAAGGGCAGAGATGTGGTCCCCGCCGAAGCCAATCCGCGAGCTGAGCAGACTGATAGACTGTAGGAGCATACTGGATGCCATGACAGAGgcacaggttttgtacatgactTCAAACTTAATTGTTTAACTTGTCAAGGGCAGAGATGTTATGTTGATTATGTATTATATTCATTGTGAGCAGGTGGAGTGGACTCCGTACTTGACTTATGATAGGTCtttattgaacgagcacccacgTACCTCGTATATCGGTGGTATCACCTGTTTCGATATCGTGGAGGTTtatttgcctgagaggacagtgAGGCAGCTCGGTTTTGCACAGGAGATTCCCTCGGCTCCGCTGAGACCTACCTAAGCTCTGCGACCAGCACAGGGCTCCTACTCAGTTACATTCGCTTCTTCCTGTATGTTTACggagatgtggagtaggttcccttaCTGTGCCCGCGTAGTGGAGCAGGCACAGCGTCGCGCatcggttccatcagaggctgcccCGGATTACGTggactggtttagagtgtcttccCACTGTTTTCTCATCCCAGGTGAAGGACCTGCTGCTGCGTTTGGTGCTGCTGATAACAGAGTCGAATATGTTAGTATTCCtaattatgtattttatttttatgtttcataacatgtattgaCTTTGCAATTGTCTGGTTTTACAGTTTGCTGCTGAATTTCCAACTCAACTTGCACCATTGCTCAGGATGCCAGCTATTGCTCAAATGACGCCTCGGGAAAGAGATGCTGCTGATATGTATTTAGAGGATCTTAGAGAGTTGTTTTCCGAATGGCAAGAGTGTAGAGGGCGCAGCCCCTAATAGACATTTACCTGTTTTGTAATGCATGAACAATTGTTGTATTTAATCTTTATGTATGAACAACTTTTTAATCGTTTGAacaattgaattatatataaacacTATGGAGAATCTAAATTCACCGCGTCTCCGGCGGTGTTATTATGCTGTTGTCGTTGTATGTTGCACATTCTACTCCAAAGTGATATCCTATTACGATATTGTCTTTCTAAATCTGCACATGAATTGTTAGCTGCTCTCCAATTTTGttggactggcggcagtggagatgaatcatcgttcattaaaagctgaacataatgattcccgtttacccaaagaatatgtataagtttattaaCGCCATGCATTCCTCCTGTTCTTCTTAAAGGAAGCACTAAACAATTGTACATTGGATGACCATCCGCAGAGCCATAATACGCAATTGCTATGTTTAAAAATGTTGCTGCAGAATACAGTGTTGTCGCTTCCAAGCAGTGATCGTACGGAGCAGGTCCTTTATTGTGGGCACCAACTCTGAATATAGCTTCCTCCACCGAATCTGCTGATAAATATAAGCGTGCATATTGTTCTCTATGCgtttccatttccaaactcattgcacgtcgtaacagaggccatgcttcctcaccccctaactctgtggcggcaatagctctaaatccacaattaccgtcacctataacatcaatccaatcaaacagatATGGCGGAAGAATAAATGGAATGTGATCTGGCcacggaaaaagtgaaaaatcacgacctgctgCACCATCtgaataaataacaatatatcATTACGCCAATATTgatataaaacatataagattaaatgaaaagaaataagagtacctgataagttgaaactg
Coding sequences:
- the LOC130818657 gene encoding uncharacterized protein LOC130818657, whose translation is MRSNGALYLDDIHPFWKMLKYLDAEEDANEEVRHANADDKEYFQSLVDEVLKSDPSVLRRVSQVLEHELHPEGDDIPEPEASPPRKGRPMTSRTLRRNKSAFEYSRSSSRGRGSRSSSRGRSSGRSSSRSHQSSIGINFSFNLSDGAAGRDFSLFPWPDHIPFILPPYLFDWIDVIGDGNCGFRAIAATELGGEEAWPLLRRAMSLEMETHREQYARLYLSADSVEEAIFRVGAHNKGPAPYDHCLEATTLYSAATFLNIAIAYYGSADGHPMYNCLVLPLRRTGGMHDLERQYRNRISLWSRMCNIQRQQHNNTAGDAVNLDSP
- the LOC130818394 gene encoding protein MAIN-LIKE 1-like, producing the protein MAGNQGKGKGFFRGLLSGNRSRPTLLRGDPHERGVTGSARRARQEQAAIHSQAQRSSTLEQVRSRFERQSSLHSHTVGSGDDDTDYDESLSREESLGQDESACHPVDWTIVRGHAVKFKSRGQGSSGTSDQAGVSQAEDAAPRGRRRSQSADTDWLITSAQPGGPVDTTLIPSYGGHVAKAIFEGSERTPPILECRARKKTLDSIIRLQDMSDELYRVLPGTPLGRLPYIMHQHIDSALITAFVERWQPDTNTFHMPWGEMTIMLHDVQRILGIGIDGSLPVQPSDNEWQLGLAGLFGMPLSELRAKGHFTSGSINVGALLQLCHRSQSMDTQRTAYYMAIVGSMLLVDKTRVGMRPHPVVTVTADEADIAWGAVTLAHMYRQLGMATRTGCKTIAGCLTLLQTWIYEYFPAFRPHPRQADMPNKTRAEMWSPPKPIRELSRLIDCRSILDAMTEAQVEWTPYLTYDRSLLNEHPRTSYIGGITCFDIVEVYLPERTVRQLGFAQEIPSAPLRPT